The Euphorbia lathyris chromosome 2, ddEupLath1.1, whole genome shotgun sequence genome includes a window with the following:
- the LOC136218219 gene encoding uncharacterized protein, producing the protein MDVAGASESIICRLFSTTLGGAASDWFRSLPTESIHNWAQYSRDFYAKFVGCKAADVTDRQLKEIKQRNYTSLREFVVAFNDILVRLQNPDIVSIRNIMADGTTDWSMREEIIRNKPRTVAELMKIAKEFMEVDDVNREHRAQTRRERDAARSTSDNRRHQNQTQSKGNFVRKSDRSFQGGGYQTPLNTTRHEVLLWIEKNPLKKDVQFPKAKGRTSLGRYPNKYCRFHRLNGHDMNDCYELKREIEKLIERGKLSQFVRKEATNDKTIVPHETEARPEKKQKKGVINVIAGGIYEPSTKRSRREQRKSNTNRGDALNYPFARIMEPHADALVITVAIEGWDIKRVLVDTGSSCNVVTRTAFNQLGIHDERVEHTFMDVIGFGGQSSQTSGQVVLETEMGDKNLKWRGDLEFAIVDLPLAYNIILGRPFLSETESLISMKHLTLHLPTHQGRVVVEGDQLTSQQAYTISLEKKPDEEDKVDEKLPAEALGETELFAISDDKKVRIAAELSEEMKKAITDVLIQCESAFAALDEVLKGISPEIATHRLNVDKSATSVRQKKRGHAPERQKAIEKAVADLLKSDAIPRGHLSRMASQCSIG; encoded by the coding sequence atggatgttgcaggagcaagcgagagcataatttgtcgattgttctcgaccactttgggtggAGCAGCATCCGACTGGTTCCGATCTCTACCCACCGAATCCATTCACAACTGGGCTcagtacagtcgtgatttctatGCAAAGTTTGTAGGTTGTAAAGCAGCGGACGTGACGGACAGACAGCTAaaagagatcaaacagagaaattacACGTCGCTGAGGGAATTTGTCGTGGCATTTAATGATATcctggtgcggttgcagaatccagatatcgtgagcattcgcaacataatggcagatggaaccacagactggagcatgcgggaggaaatcattcgCAATAAGCCACGTACGGTGGCCGAACTaatgaaaatagcaaaggaattcatggaggtggatgatgttaacagggagcatagagctcaaaccaGGCGAGAGAGAGAtgcggctagatccacttcagacaatcggcgccatcaaaatcaaacccaatccaagggtaattttgtccgaAAAAGTGATCGCTCCTTTCAAGGAgggggatatcaaacaccattgaacacgactcgccatgaggtgttactttggattgaaaagaaCCCCTTAAAGAAAGATGTGCAGTTTCCCAAggcgaaaggtcgaaccagtttggggcggtATCCTAATAAAtactgcaggttccacagattgaatggTCATGATATGAATGATTGCTACGAATTGAAAAGGGAAATCGAAAagctgatcgagagaggcaagctaAGTCAATTTGTTAGAAAAGAAGCGACTAATGACAAAACAATAGTCCCACATGAAACAGAAGCAagaccagaaaagaagcagaaaaagggaGTGATTAACGTAATAGCTGGCGGAATCTATGAGCCCTCAACAAAAAGatctcgccgtgaacagcgaaaaagcaacacaaataggggggatgccctcaattatccatttgcgcgaatcatggagccgcatgcggatgcgttggtgatcacggtggccattgaaggatgggacatcAAGCGGGTCCTTGTagatacaggcagttcttgcaacgttgttactcgaactgcattcaacCAGTTGGGGATTCATGATGAGCGAGTAGAACATACTTTCATGGATGTAattggttttggaggtcaatcatctcaaaccagTGGACAGGTTGTGCTAgagacagaaatgggcgataagaaccTAAAGTGGAGAGGGGATCTGGAATTTGCAATTGTGGATCTTCCGTTGGCCTATaatataattctggggcgtccgtttctatcagaaacggagtcgctcatttcgatgaagcatttgacattgcacCTGCCAACGCATCAAGGGCGAGTGGTTGTTGAGGGTGATCAGCTTACatctcaacaagcttatacaATATCGCTTGAAAAAAAGCCCGATGAAGAAGATAAAGTTGACGAGAAGTTGCCAGCCGAGGCGTTGGGAGAAACAGAGTTATTCGCCATTTCAGATGACAAGAAAGTAAGGATAGCAGCAGAACtatcagaagaaatgaagaaggccattaccgacgtgttgatccaatgcgagtcggcattcgccgcacTAGATGAAGTGTTGAAGGGGATAAGCCCAGAAATAGCAACACATCGACTGAATGTGGATAAAAGTGCAACCTCGGTGCGGCAGAAAAAGAGGGGGCATGCGCCAGAACgacagaaggcgattgaaaaagcagtagcagatttgctaaaatcagatgcaatccCGAGAGGTCACCTATCCagaatggctagccaatgtagTATTGGttaa